One segment of Comamonas thiooxydans DNA contains the following:
- a CDS encoding formate dehydrogenase subunit gamma, with the protein MKKDRMILRTPLPDRLCHWAMVVCFFLVAMSGLSWVFPSLNWLNGVFGTPQMARVLHPFFGIVVFLALVYLFVRFVKYNLFVKEDRIWADNVKSVIAGDHRKPLRIGKYNAGQKFLFWGIMTLISVLLLTGLAIWRAYFAHLFPIPVLRIALLLHAVAGVGLILLIIGHIYLAFWVKGSIRGMVTGYVSHAWARTHHDRWHQEISNKNAENKAKIKGTR; encoded by the coding sequence ATGAAAAAAGACCGCATGATTTTGCGCACCCCCTTACCTGACCGTTTGTGCCATTGGGCCATGGTGGTGTGCTTCTTCCTTGTCGCTATGTCAGGGCTGTCCTGGGTGTTTCCCAGCTTGAACTGGCTCAATGGCGTCTTCGGTACCCCACAGATGGCGCGGGTCTTACATCCCTTCTTTGGCATTGTGGTGTTTCTGGCGCTGGTCTATTTGTTTGTCCGGTTTGTGAAATACAACCTGTTCGTCAAGGAGGACCGCATCTGGGCAGACAACGTCAAGTCCGTCATTGCTGGCGATCACCGCAAGCCACTGCGTATTGGTAAGTACAACGCAGGCCAAAAATTCCTGTTTTGGGGAATCATGACGCTGATCAGCGTGCTGCTGCTCACAGGTCTGGCCATTTGGCGTGCCTACTTTGCTCACCTGTTCCCCATCCCTGTGCTGCGCATTGCGTTACTGCTGCATGCGGTTGCAGGTGTTGGACTGATCTTACTGATCATCGGCCACATCTATCTGGCTTTCTGGGTCAAAGGCTCCATCCGTGGCATGGTTACGGGCTACGTAAGCCATGCTTGGGCACGTACCCATCATGACCGTTGGCATCAAGAAATCAGCAACAAAAACGCTGAGAACAAGGCAAAAATCAAAGGAACACGATGA
- the fdhE gene encoding formate dehydrogenase accessory protein FdhE, which yields MSIQIVPESERSPGVGEIAALQLPSAKLPYTQRSSRLQALAQDHAMADYLLWAADLVNAQQTTAQALPLPEEESQYLGAALQQSKKAPLNSAKWKRSVHWQALLEQFLVQLTEQPRMHTSAVQKALQSLQSADVKQRDVWADALLTALRGEELADVASLPEPGIAQLLWCALSMYWRQLSSQLPASGQAEMGDLNHLCPVCGHVPTGSLVQGGAQAGLRYLQCSLCECQWHVVRTTCTNCDSTGALDYWCLESEKAPIKAESCNGCHTYLKAFYQQLDHQLELIADDLASLALDAEMEEKELARSGVNPLMLPALNVPS from the coding sequence ATGAGTATTCAAATCGTTCCTGAATCAGAACGCTCACCTGGAGTGGGGGAGATCGCGGCCTTGCAACTTCCCTCCGCCAAGCTTCCCTACACACAGCGATCCAGCCGTCTGCAAGCACTTGCACAGGATCATGCGATGGCGGACTATCTGCTATGGGCAGCGGACCTCGTCAACGCACAACAGACCACCGCGCAAGCTCTACCTCTGCCAGAGGAGGAAAGCCAATATCTTGGTGCTGCCTTGCAGCAGAGCAAGAAAGCGCCATTGAACTCGGCCAAATGGAAGCGATCTGTTCATTGGCAAGCACTGCTGGAACAGTTTCTGGTGCAACTGACCGAGCAGCCGCGCATGCATACCAGCGCGGTACAAAAGGCACTGCAAAGTCTGCAGTCTGCAGACGTCAAGCAGCGCGATGTGTGGGCAGATGCCCTGCTCACCGCGTTGCGTGGCGAAGAACTGGCTGATGTTGCATCATTGCCGGAGCCTGGTATTGCACAGTTGTTGTGGTGTGCGTTGTCCATGTACTGGCGCCAGCTAAGCAGCCAGTTGCCAGCGTCTGGGCAGGCGGAAATGGGTGACCTCAACCATCTCTGCCCCGTGTGCGGCCATGTTCCTACTGGCAGCCTAGTACAAGGTGGTGCTCAGGCTGGTCTGCGCTACCTGCAATGCAGTTTGTGTGAATGCCAATGGCATGTGGTCCGCACTACCTGCACCAACTGTGACAGCACGGGTGCTTTGGACTACTGGTGCTTGGAAAGCGAAAAAGCGCCAATCAAAGCAGAGAGCTGCAATGGCTGCCACACCTACCTGAAAGCGTTCTACCAGCAGCTGGATCACCAGCTTGAACTCATAGCCGACGATTTGGCTAGTCTTGCCCTTGATGCTGAAATGGAAGAAAAAGAGCTAGCACGCAGTGGGGTCAACCCATTGATGTTGCCTGCACTCAATGTTCCAAGCTAG
- a CDS encoding IS30 family transposase, giving the protein MKQRPRIYYTEAQKALMWDRWKAGDTLHEIGKLFDRPHTSIHTILSATGGIRPPVRRRSRWALTMSEREEISRALAAGESIRCVAGRLKRAASTISRELLRNGGKTGYRAAKADEAAWTRAHRPKTCKLASNPALAHIVAVKLQSQWSPEQIAGWLQRTYPGEKDLQVSHEAIYRTLFVQTRGALKKELLEHLRRTRGMRRSRHYTQKTPIHGRIVDAVPISERPACIEDRVVPGHWEGDLLFGDAYSQIATLVERHTRYVMLVKLVDKDSYTVAAALARHAQTLQQELYRSLNWDRGSEMAGHKRFTVATDIQVYFCDPQNPWQRGTNENTNGLLRQYLPKGIDISGYSQEELDAIARKLNERPRKTLGYRTPAEMFNECVASIG; this is encoded by the coding sequence ATGAAGCAAAGACCGCGGATTTACTACACCGAAGCTCAGAAAGCCCTGATGTGGGATCGCTGGAAAGCTGGCGATACCTTGCACGAGATCGGCAAGCTGTTTGACCGACCACACACCTCCATTCACACCATCTTGAGTGCGACAGGTGGCATCCGGCCACCAGTGAGGCGTCGGTCTCGCTGGGCATTGACCATGTCTGAGCGAGAAGAAATCTCTAGGGCGTTGGCCGCAGGTGAATCTATCCGCTGCGTTGCCGGCCGCTTGAAACGAGCTGCGTCGACCATCAGCCGCGAACTCCTGCGCAATGGAGGCAAGACTGGCTATCGAGCAGCCAAAGCGGATGAGGCAGCCTGGACGCGAGCACACCGCCCCAAGACATGCAAGTTGGCCAGCAATCCTGCATTGGCTCACATCGTGGCGGTTAAATTACAGAGTCAGTGGTCGCCCGAGCAAATAGCGGGGTGGCTCCAACGCACTTACCCCGGCGAAAAGGATTTGCAGGTGTCTCACGAAGCCATCTACCGCACGCTCTTCGTCCAAACACGCGGGGCCTTGAAGAAGGAGCTTCTGGAGCACTTGCGGCGCACTCGGGGGATGCGTCGCTCACGCCACTACACCCAGAAAACCCCCATCCATGGCCGGATCGTTGACGCCGTGCCCATCAGCGAACGGCCAGCCTGCATCGAGGATCGGGTAGTGCCGGGGCACTGGGAGGGTGATCTGTTGTTCGGCGATGCCTACAGCCAGATTGCCACGCTGGTGGAGCGACACACCCGCTACGTGATGCTGGTCAAACTGGTGGACAAGGACTCCTACACCGTCGCTGCGGCACTGGCCAGGCATGCACAGACCTTGCAGCAAGAGCTCTACCGTTCCTTGAACTGGGACCGGGGATCGGAGATGGCAGGACACAAGCGATTCACCGTGGCCACCGACATCCAAGTCTACTTCTGCGATCCGCAGAACCCATGGCAGCGCGGAACGAACGAGAACACCAACGGGCTACTCAGGCAGTACCTGCCCAAGGGCATTGACATCTCGGGCTACTCGCAAGAGGAGTTGGATGCGATTGCGAGAAAATTAAACGAGCGGCCCAGAAAGACCTTGGGATACAGAACACCGGCTGAGATGTTTAACGAATGCGTTGCATCGATCGGTTGA